The genomic region AAACTTGTGAAAAATGAAAACCAAAAAAGGAACATTTCAGAGATGGAATACCTGCAGACCATAGATGCTCGCTTCCATTTCAGCTATCATTGCGTCAGAAAGGGAATCATTTTTGTCAGCTTCATCGTATTTAAAATCCTATAAATGAAGAAAAAATATTCAGAAATATGAAAGAGACTAGCCAAGAATCCAATTTGATTTTAGTTTTTCTACCTCAGGTTCAGAGTCTGCGATGATGCTATCTGCCTCTGTACAAGACAAGGATACAGGCATACATCCGTTTACATCCACAATTGGGGGGATGGATGCAAATGTAGAATGAATGACTCGAGGAACGACACCAGTCACATCTTCTACAAGCCCAAATGGTTTTGTTTGATTAACATCATCACAGTTTCCTAAATTTTTTGATAGTCCTGGCATGACATCTCCAGGTTTTGACTTTCCAGCAAAGTGCCCACCAATAACTGGAAAGATCTGGTCAGTACTGGTTATCAAGTCGTCATCAATAAAAGAAGGAACTTTGTGGAAAGAAGTGTTGTTTGGAATGTGCTGATCATTTGTAGGTGAATTTGAACAAGGACCGGGATCATTATGATGTACATGATACAAAGAAGCAGTGCTTAAAGTTGAAATTTCATTAAAACAGGCATCATGGCAACTCATGGAAGGTTGAACTTGCGAAGCTTTACAAGAAGTAGGTTCGGTTGACAGCTCACACGTAAGATCACCAAGAGAATTTTTGTGGCAAGAGGTTTCTCTACAGGTTGGCACTGAACCATTTATCTTGATGTTTCTTGTCAATGCAAAATCAGATCCTTGTCCACCATTCATACCTTCAGCAACAGCATATTTCTTACTATCTATAGTACTTTGGTTCATGTCCTCAGAACTTAGCTCCCAATCCTTTTGCATATTAATCTTGGCATTCAATTTATTAGCAGGGAAGGAATCCAGAAGATTCAATTCAGTCACGTGTCCCATATGAGCAGCAAGTGATTTCCCTTCATAAAAGTTGCCATTTGTTACATCAAAAGGATTCTTTCCTTCAATTACATTGATTTTTTCTGAAGTTAGAGAATTGTCCTCAGCATGCTTCGCCATAAAGCTAGATCCGTTTACATCAGATTGAGGCACAGGGTAACTTTTTCCAATTAAAATGCTATCTTTATGAATTCCATTCATTCCTGATGATTCTGAATATGGAGAAGATGATGTCAAATCCTGCCTTCCATACAACTCAGAAGACTCAATATTATTTGGTAGCTTACTTTGTAGTTGAGGATAAAGGAGACTGGAATCATGCTGGAGCTCAATAAGATTTCCTTGTGAGAAACTAGACTGTAACATGGAAGATGGCTGAGCCTTTGCATGGTTCAAGGAGAAAGAGAGGCCAGATCCTTCTTGTGAGCAGTAACCAGACCTTGTTAAACTCTCATGCAACTGTGAATCAGAAAATGAATGAAGCATCCCAAAAGGGGGATTGTTAGTACCACTAGAGTCAGCCTGTTGAAAGTTTGAATTTTCCAGATATGAAGGGGTCACAGATTCCATGTGAGGACTGCAGTTGCTAAATTGACCTCCAATGTGCTTCTTTGGTGGACAAACATCATCACGTTGACAGGGGAGACTTTCATTTAAGAGATTCAAAGTTACTTGTTGGGGGTATCTGCGATCAGCAGGGCTTATGGGGGAGTTCTCAGGTTGCAGCTGAGCAGTAATAAACGATGCATTGCTCTCAATACTACCTTGGCATGAATTATTACCAAGCAACTGTGTATAACCCATACTTGAACCTCCTCCCTTGATTCGAATAGAGGAAATTTGTGGAGATTGATTGTTGCATCTGTGCATAGTCAGAGAATCATTAAAACTTCCATCTGCATTCAAAGCATGAATACCACTGCTGGCTTCCACAGGATAAAAGGCATTGAGAGAATTTTTCTGTAAACCAGGTGCATTCAATTGACTTGCTTCATTTGCCAAACACTGCCCAGCACTATTTCTAAGAGTAGGCCCTGGCATGCCATTCACAGCAACAACATATTGGTAATCAGGATCACTCTGTGGAATTGTGCTTGCCACGAATGAACATGCCTCATCAGATTCACCCAAGGGaattaaaaatattctgagtCTTTGTGAACCTTCATTTCTTTCAAGCCCTTGGTATTCCTCAATCATATGTTGAAGATCCTCATCAGACGAAACAGATATCAGAGAATCGAGATCCTCCCCAGGAAGTTGATATCTGATTGTATGAGGTTGGCTGCAAATACCCAAAGTCTTCTTCATAAGCTCTTCCCACGAAACATCCTTCTTAATGGATATCATGCGGGTCTGTCCCCCTACATATCTGAGTTTTCCATCACTAGGCCTCGGTAATATTTTTCCATCAAAGCTGCACAGAAACTTCATTCTCCCATTCCGAGAGTCATCTAAAATTGAACCAACATGACCATTCAAATGCATGGATCCATTCTGCACAACAGATGACACACGTGTCCCATGATCACCCCACTCATCAATTAATTCACCAACAGTGACAGAAGCCCCATTCTCCATCTCATGAGTTGGCTCTTTCAGAGATATAAGGTCACTTACATCTGACCTTTGAGATTCCAATTTCTTCAGCCCCAAAATATTAGTAAGACATTCATACTTGACGTCGCCATTTTCCCTACTTTGTGCCGCTCTATTTTCACGCATTTGGGATATGTCACGAGGAACAGGAATTCTTCTAGAAGCAACTCCATCATTAACAAACTGCACAGGAAATTCTTCCCCTGCCCTAGTATTGATATTACTACGTAGATCCTGACATTTATTAGAAAATCCTGGCTGGAAGTGTTGCTTTGAGAAACCAGGATCCCTCCCATGATTGTTGACTAACAGGTTCTCCGCCTTATGCATCATCATAATAAAAGTTTCTCAACCGGTGAAGCTTCTAATTCTTCTCACAGAATGATGGCTATATAAGAATAATCCAAGGAGTTAAGTAATTGCTTAACAACTCAAAAAATTTGAGCACAATTTCCACCCTATTAAGATCCGAGTTCTCAACTCAACAAGTTTAATAACATCCAATCACAAATTCAATTCCAAATGCTAACTCACACTTTTGGAGAAGCTGAAAACTGCATCAagagaatgaagagatcatgtaGAAAACTTAAAATCCAAGAAGTGATAGACCAACAAAAAGTGTTAAAAACATTCCAACTAACTCCAACTTTACCTTATTGTACAAGCACACGTGTAACTAACTCTTAAGGAGGTGAAGAGCAACTACAATAACCTAAAGAATATTTGCTGCAAAATTGTTGAGCAAATCCTTGATCAGCAGCAACAATCCGAATCAGCAAATTCTAACACCTTCATCAACATTGTAAATCCAACATGATCAacccaataaataaataaataaataaataaaaatgagaacaaaataaaaatttctaGCAGTGCATGCAAGAAATCAAAATATAtatcattcaaaattcaatacttTCCCTTCAGATTTAAAAAATTACCACAAACTTTGATTAGCCTCTGTATTTTTTTTTCCTCTGTTCTTCTTCCACCTCTGTTTTTCCACCACCGAATTCTCAAATTGCTCGCAATTGTAGCGAACCGTGATCGAATCGGGAGTGGAATTGAGGCTTCTGAGAGAGAAACAAAAAAGGAAACGGTGTTGGATCGATGAATCGAAAATTGAGACAGAATATGTTTTCCTTTTGAGaaattgttgaaaaaaaaaattaaaaccacaAAAAGAGAGTAACGTGGCTTGCGCATGCAGGGTTCAATCTGTGCCGTCGGAGAGAGACATTGCCGAGAATTGTGCGggaaaatattaaaaatgaagaagaaaagggaaagaagaaaattgaagagagaaaaagaaaaattacgaATGCTTTGGGATCTTATTCAAGCTCACTTGCTTCTATTTTTTTACGTGGTGAACTCTCATTCTTTATTTGAAGTTTGAACACAGTTTTTAAaatattgttttttttattatttatttattgcctTTTTAAACAAAGATTTTTTGTTCGATTTTTTATCCTATCTTTGTCTTACTGGCATCAATTATATTGTGCTTGGTgtcattaaaaaaaatcttttttatcttttaatgtttttgataaatttttaattatagatatactttttttttaaataaattttttcaattttagaAAAACATGATATCACGCTAGAGATAACAAACTTTGTTTTTCATACTCtaaagaattttattttaaaactcaaTGAGTTATAtctcaaataatataatttttttatactcaCTTAAGAATTGTAGATTCGAGTCTTACTcttaattttagaataaaataaagaatTATATTTTTAGAAAGTATAATAACCTAAAAAAATGTGAAAACTTATcaacaaaataataattatttaaagaaagataaagaagtataataatagaaaaaataaaaaatatattgtgNNNNNNNNNNNNNNNNNNNNNNNNNNNNNNNNNNNNNNNNNNNNNNNNNNNNNNNNNNNNNNNNNNNNNNNNNNNNNNNNNNNNNNNNNNNNNNNNNNNNNCAATTTATTTtacgataaaaaaatattttaacataTTTAAGAAATTTGACCTTCAAATTTttctataaattttattattttttaaatttggaaGTCCAATttgttatttaaaattaaaaaaaaattaaaattcatataaaaaaacaCATCAATTAATCATTACCAAGAATTACATACAATCTTTTTTATAtctaaaaaaattagccaaataTTTAACCCAaatcttcttgttgttgttcacTAAATGTGTCTCCTCTTGACTCTACCAATATTATTTTGGATTATTTTCTTGTTCGGTTACTCCTCTCGTACATATTTAGGATGTGAGGGATAAAGTAAATAAGAAATTCAGTCTAATATATTTAAGATAtgctatattttgatttttttattttattcaatttttttaaaataatttaaaattttaaaattataaacattttaatttaaaattttaataaatataatttaaattaacaaTTTAGTTTAATTCAATACAAATAAACGTACTTGATAGTATTATTATACTCAtatgattaattatatttataaatttgattttgaaaaaaatttaactatttaaagtttttaaattaaaaaagttaataatttaaaattttaaatacataCAAAATATGTACAAAACCAACTCAAAACTTGATATATTGATAAAATATTCTACATAATTAGGGCCGATAATATATACTCTACTCGCAGGTACCTAACCCGAACCAACTCGTTCAGGTAGAGTTGTCTACCCTACCCGCTGCGGGTAGGATAGGATATGATACGAATTTGTCTGTGGGTTACTCTACCCTACCCGCActcctaatatattatataatatttatataaaagttatgtatgtagtgaagaaagtgaATGTTAAACTCACAATCTTCCTTTTTATAAAAACTTGAAATAACCACTAAGTTAATTGATgatcatatttttataattttatattagatttctttaagattttattgtttttaattttaattttaatttgaacttagttttttattttctattttattaatatatataaaattttaaatggttaaattttatatttgtttaaaattttttatttttctgtaagTAGGATCAAATAaggtaaaatttaaaattttagagtGTAAATagagttaaaattaaaaaaatctcaATCTgcgaataaaatagaataaaattttagaaaaactttaactcataaataaaattagaataaaatctaAACTCTATTCTACTCTACCCATTGTCAACCCTAAATACAGGGGGAGTAGAATATTCAATATCGCAGTAAAAGGAATTCATTGATATATAAATTGTGATATGTGAGTAGTTGGATAAGTTTGAAGGCATGTGCCGAAATTACAGACTAATAGTGGTTCCATAATTATTGTGTGCTTCTGGTCCTTTTCCTGGTCGTGGGACATAGGATTTGGGATTGAGGTaagatttaataataataataataataataataatggaccATATTTAGACATAGTGAGTAAGGTAGAGAAAATCGAGATTTTACGCgaaatcaaaaaataaataaaaaacgtaAAACGTAAAATCTTAATAAGATTTAAATCGTAAAATCGTCAGATTTAGTACAAATTTCGTAAAATCGAtaaattcatttaaaattataatatcaaaatattttaagAGTTAAATGGAGATTCTAACTACTATGATAGTGAGTGATATCAAATAATAGATACATAGCTNNNNNNNNNNNNNNNNNNNNNNNNNNNNNNNNNNNNNNNNNNNNNNNNNNNNNNNNNNNNNNNNNNNNNNNNNNNNNNNNNNNNNNNNNNNNNNNNNNNNNNNNNNNNNNNNNNNNNNNNNNNNNNNNNNNNNNNNNNNNNNNNNNNNNNNNNNNNNNNNNNNNNNNNNNNNNNNNNNNNNNNNNNNNNNNNNNNNNNNNNNNNNNNNNNNNNNNNNNNNNNNNNNNNNNNNNNNNNNNNNNNNNNNNNNNNNNNNNNNNNNNNNNNNNNNNNNNNNNNNNNNNNNNNNNNNNNNNNNNNNNNNNNNtaattttaatttgaacttagttttttattttctattttattaatatctataaattttaaaatggttgaattttatatttgcttgaaaattttttatttttctgcgggtagggtagggtttagaattttagggtgTGCTTAGAGTTAgaattgagagattctcaacccgtgAGTAGGATATGATAGAGTTTTAAGAAAGTTTTCAACCCGCGAGTAGGGTTAGGGTAgagtctaaaccctaccctacctacCCATTCCTAGCCCTATACATAATGCtatgttggttttttttttatttttttattttatccaattttattcaaatcatttaaaattttttaaaattacaaaatttttatttaaaatttaaatgaatataatttaaattaataatttaatttaatctaaTACAATACAAACAAACATACTCGTATAGTTATTTATATTTatactatgaagcacggacacttcatTGAGTTATCATGttcgcgtgtcggacacatttcagacacgacactcaccgatacgcgtgtctgctgtatccaactgtgtcttaataaaaaataaaaaattcttctccgtacacgcctggacacacctaaataccatcacgtgtccgcgtgtccaatcttattcttaacatatattcttaaaataaatttagatatagtatatattattatttattaaaataaaaaatattttaaatacttaatataattaaaataagacattaaaaataattaaaaattttaatttatattttaatatcaataaaatatcaaaatatcattacaatttatctaaaaaatactttatattttatatattttccaATACCCAAActctatgtttattttttttagagtaaagtatcgtttttgtccacAATGTTTGGATAAgtcttatttgtgtccctaacgtttaaatcgtcttatttgtatctttaacgtttataaaagtgattcaatgttatcttactatcaattatactaacaaatcagattatatttttcaattattctcacttgtaTGTATtaattctcaattaggtctcacttggatgtgttcgattttaatattatacccactatttgtgtttagattcaattatgtctctagaaaagtaaattatgtaaatgttgtaggaattagtttcaacatttgatgagctatttaatttttcggagtagatcatcaatTATAtcacagacatttgtattctaacttcaagaagagatttttaaaactcaaactaaagcgctcatgatgtgaattgacggtaggataacattgaatcacttttacaaacgttagggatataaataggacgatttaaacgttaggaacataaataggatttaccccaaacgttggggacaaaaacgatactttacttttttttttttttttagagtaGATCATAtcacagacatttgtattctaacttcaagaagagatttttaaaactcaaactaaagcgctcatgatgtgaaTTGACGGTTGACGGTagttgaatcacttttacaaacgttagggatacaaataggacgatttaaacgttagagacataaataggatttaccccaaatgttggggacaaaaacgatattttactcttaattaaaaattgttagataataatttaatcaaatatattaaataatcTAATAATTATCAACTAACAACTTTACATcaagaaaaataaactaacaatgNNNNNNNNNNNNNNNNNNNNNNNNNNNNNNNNNNNNNNNNNNNNNNNNNNNNNNNNNNNNNNNNNNNNNNNNNNNNNNNNNNNNNNNNNNNNNNNNNNNNNNNNNNNNNNNNNNNNNNNNNNNNNNNNNNNNNNNNNNNNNNNNNNNNNNNNNNNNNNNNNNNNNNNNNNNNNNNNNNNNNNNNNNNNNNNNNNNNNNNNNNNNNNNNNNNNNNNNNNNNNNNNNNNNNNNNNNNNNNNNNNNNNNNNNNNNNNNNNNNNNNNNNNNNNNNNNNNNNNNNNNNNNNNNNNNNNNNNNNNNNNNNNNNNNNNNNNNNNNNNNNNNNNNNNNNNNNNNNNNNNNNNNNNNNNNNNNNNNNNNNNNNNNNNNNNNNNNNNNNNNNNNNNNNNNNNNNNNNNNNNNNNNNNNNNNNNNNNNNNNNNNNNNNNNNNNNNNNNNNNNNNNNNNNNNNNNNNNNNNNNNNNNNNNNNNNNNNNNNNNNNNNNNNNNNNNNNNNNNNNNNNNNNNNNNNNNNNNNNNNNNNNNNNNNNNNNNNNNNNNNNNNNNNNNNNNNNNNNNNNNNNNNNNNNNNNNNNNNNNNNNNNNNNNNNNNNNNNNNNNNNNNNNNNNNNNNNNNNNNNNNNNNNNNNNNNNNNNNNNNNNNNNNNNNNNNNNNNNNNNNNNNNNNNNNNNNNNNNNNNNNNNNNNNNNNNNNNNNNNNNNNNNNNNNNNNNNNNNNNNNNNNNNNNNNNNNNNNNNNNNNNNNNNNNNNNNNNNNNNNNNNNNNNNNNNNNNNNNNNNNNNNNNNNNNNNNNNNNNNNNNNNNNNNNNNNNNNNNNNNNNNNNNNNNNNNNNNNNNNNNNNNNNNNNNNNNNNNNNNNNNNNNNNATTTTATTTTACActgttttttaaaaataaataaaatttaatattaatttttagcACTGATATTTGGATTTTGGATTAATTTATAATAACACCAAACTCTGAACCAgtcttaaaaatttaaaatgcaCGTTTAATCACTTTATTATAACCATGTGTAGCGTATCTCAAAGCTAATTACTTTTAAAATAACGTACAGTGCTATCAtcctaaaaaataaataaatttaataaatttttaaaataaataattttacacATTACATATTTTTTATATGCCAAAATATATTTAAGAATGACttctttaataaaattattttagattttagatcatatttttttattgttacat from Arachis ipaensis cultivar K30076 chromosome B02, Araip1.1, whole genome shotgun sequence harbors:
- the LOC107625547 gene encoding uncharacterized protein LOC107625547 isoform X2; its protein translation is MMMHKAENLLVNNHGRDPGFSKQHFQPGFSNKCQDLRSNINTRAGEEFPVQFVNDGVASRRIPVPRDISQMRENRAAQSRENGDVKYECLTNILGLKKLESQRSDVSDLISLKEPTHEMENGASVTVGELIDEWGDHGTRVSSVVQNGSMHLNGHVGSILDDSRNGRMKFLCSFDGKILPRPSDGKLRYVGGQTRMISIKKDVSWEELMKKTLGICSQPHTIRYQLPGEDLDSLISVSSDEDLQHMIEEYQGLERNEGSQRLRIFLIPLGESDEACSFVASTIPQSDPDYQYVVAVNGMPGPTLRNSAGQCLANEASQLNAPGLQKNSLNAFYPVEASSGIHALNADGSFNDSLTMHRCNNQSPQISSIRIKGGGSSMGYTQLLGNNSCQGSIESNASFITAQLQPENSPISPADRRYPQQVTLNLLNESLPCQRDDVCPPKKHIGGQFSNCSPHMESVTPSYLENSNFQQADSSGTNNPPFGMLHSFSDSQLHESLTRSGYCSQEGSGLSFSLNHAKAQPSSMLQSSFSQGNLIELQHDSSLLYPQLQSKLPNNIESSELYGRQDLTSSSPYSESSGMNGIHKDSILIGKSYPVPQSDVNGSSFMAKHAEDNSLTSEKINVIEGKNPFDVTNGNFYEGKSLAAHMGHVTELNLLDSFPANKLNAKINMQKDWELSSEDMNQSTIDSKKYAVAEGMNGGQGSDFALTRNIKINGSVPTCRETSCHKNSLGDLTCELSTEPTSCKASQVQPSMSCHDACFNEISTLSTASLYHVHHNDPGPCSNSPTNDQHIPNNTSFHKVPSFIDDDLITSTDQIFPVIGGHFAGKSKPGDVMPGLSKNLGNCDDVNQTKPFGLVEDVTGVVPRVIHSTFASIPPIVDVNGCMPVSLSCTEADSIIADSEPEDFKYDEADKNDSLSDAMIAEMEASIYGLQIIKNADLEELKELGSGTYGTVYHGKWRGSDVAIKRIKKSCFGGKPSERERLITR
- the LOC107625547 gene encoding dual specificity protein kinase splB-like isoform X1; the encoded protein is MMMHKAENLLVNNHGRDPGFSKQHFQPGFSNKCQDLRSNINTRAGEEFPVQFVNDGVASRRIPVPRDISQMRENRAAQSRENGDVKYECLTNILGLKKLESQRSDVSDLISLKEPTHEMENGASVTVGELIDEWGDHGTRVSSVVQNGSMHLNGHVGSILDDSRNGRMKFLCSFDGKILPRPSDGKLRYVGGQTRMISIKKDVSWEELMKKTLGICSQPHTIRYQLPGEDLDSLISVSSDEDLQHMIEEYQGLERNEGSQRLRIFLIPLGESDEACSFVASTIPQSDPDYQYVVAVNGMPGPTLRNSAGQCLANEASQLNAPGLQKNSLNAFYPVEASSGIHALNADGSFNDSLTMHRCNNQSPQISSIRIKGGGSSMGYTQLLGNNSCQGSIESNASFITAQLQPENSPISPADRRYPQQVTLNLLNESLPCQRDDVCPPKKHIGGQFSNCSPHMESVTPSYLENSNFQQADSSGTNNPPFGMLHSFSDSQLHESLTRSGYCSQEGSGLSFSLNHAKAQPSSMLQSSFSQGNLIELQHDSSLLYPQLQSKLPNNIESSELYGRQDLTSSSPYSESSGMNGIHKDSILIGKSYPVPQSDVNGSSFMAKHAEDNSLTSEKINVIEGKNPFDVTNGNFYEGKSLAAHMGHVTELNLLDSFPANKLNAKINMQKDWELSSEDMNQSTIDSKKYAVAEGMNGGQGSDFALTRNIKINGSVPTCRETSCHKNSLGDLTCELSTEPTSCKASQVQPSMSCHDACFNEISTLSTASLYHVHHNDPGPCSNSPTNDQHIPNNTSFHKVPSFIDDDLITSTDQIFPVIGGHFAGKSKPGDVMPGLSKNLGNCDDVNQTKPFGLVEDVTGVVPRVIHSTFASIPPIVDVNGCMPVSLSCTEADSIIADSEPEDFKYDEADKNDSLSDAMIAEMEASIYGLQIIKNADLEELKELGSGTYGTVYHGKWRGSDVAIKRIKKSCFGGKPSERERLTKDFWREAQILSNLHHPNVVAFYGIVPDAAGGTLATVTEYMVNGSLRHVLIRKDRLLDNRKRLIIAMDAAFGMEYLHSKNIVHFDLKCDNLLVNLRDPERPICKVGDFGLSRIKRNTLISGGVRGTLPWMAPELLNGSSNRVSEKVDVFSFGISMWELLTGEEPYADMHYGAIIGGIVKNTLRPPIPEHCDPEWKKLMEDCWSRDPESRPSFTEITNRLRSMYKALQAKGVVRHDR